In one window of Nocardiopsis aegyptia DNA:
- a CDS encoding sugar porter family MFS transporter produces the protein MSDADGKSTGSSVEGEVNIVHVTLIAAAAAMGGFLFGYDSAVINGAVDAIQHRFGVGPATLGFTVAAALLGSAVGAATAGWLADRLGRIRVMQIAGLLFAVSAVGSALPFSVWDLTFWRVLGGVAIGMASVIAPTYIAEVSPAAFRGRLAALQQLAIVLGIAMSQLVNYAVAQGAGGSAQNEIGPLEAWQWMLGIEVLPALLYIGLSLTIPESPRFLVRVGRTPQARRILEEVEGGDRAHVDRRIEEIHEALGTERRPRLRDLTGRFGLLPIVWIGMAISAFQQLVGINVIFYYSSSLWQSVGVAESDSLLLSLFTSVVNIVGTVIAITLVDRIGRKPLLLVGSAGMAVALGLTAYAFSNAVVVGEEASLSFGWGVLALVSASSFVLFFALSWGVVVWVLLGEMFPLRIRAAAMAVATATQWITNWLITVTFPSLRDWNLSGTYVVYSLFALLSFFFVWRFVRETRGKTLEEMQG, from the coding sequence GTGAGCGACGCAGACGGGAAGTCGACAGGGTCCTCCGTCGAGGGGGAGGTGAACATCGTCCATGTGACGCTGATCGCCGCCGCCGCGGCGATGGGCGGATTCCTGTTCGGCTACGACAGCGCCGTGATCAACGGCGCGGTGGACGCGATCCAGCACAGGTTCGGGGTGGGCCCGGCCACGCTCGGCTTCACGGTCGCCGCCGCGCTGCTGGGCAGCGCCGTGGGCGCCGCCACCGCGGGTTGGCTGGCCGACCGGCTCGGCCGTATCCGCGTCATGCAGATCGCGGGCCTGCTGTTCGCGGTGAGCGCGGTGGGGTCGGCACTGCCGTTCTCGGTGTGGGACCTGACGTTCTGGCGGGTGCTGGGCGGTGTGGCCATCGGTATGGCGTCGGTGATCGCGCCGACCTACATCGCCGAGGTCTCTCCGGCGGCCTTCCGCGGGCGGTTGGCCGCACTGCAACAGCTCGCGATCGTCCTGGGCATCGCCATGTCGCAGCTGGTCAACTACGCCGTGGCACAGGGCGCGGGCGGCAGCGCCCAGAACGAGATCGGGCCACTGGAGGCCTGGCAGTGGATGCTCGGCATCGAGGTGCTGCCCGCGCTGCTCTACATCGGGTTGAGTCTGACCATTCCCGAGTCGCCCCGATTCCTGGTGCGGGTGGGGCGCACACCGCAGGCCCGCCGCATCCTGGAGGAGGTGGAGGGCGGCGACCGCGCCCATGTGGACCGGCGTATCGAGGAGATCCACGAGGCCCTGGGCACCGAGCGGCGTCCGCGGCTGCGCGACCTGACGGGCCGCTTCGGCCTGCTGCCCATCGTGTGGATCGGTATGGCGATCTCGGCCTTCCAGCAGCTGGTCGGCATCAACGTGATCTTCTACTACTCCAGTTCGCTGTGGCAGTCGGTCGGCGTGGCCGAGAGCGACTCCCTGCTGCTGAGCCTGTTCACCTCCGTGGTCAACATCGTGGGTACGGTCATCGCGATCACCCTGGTGGACCGGATCGGGCGCAAACCCCTGCTGCTGGTGGGCTCGGCCGGCATGGCCGTGGCCCTGGGCCTGACCGCCTACGCGTTCAGCAACGCGGTGGTGGTGGGCGAGGAGGCCTCGCTGTCGTTCGGCTGGGGTGTGCTGGCGCTGGTCTCCGCCAGTTCCTTCGTGCTGTTCTTCGCCCTGTCGTGGGGTGTGGTGGTGTGGGTGCTGCTGGGCGAGATGTTCCCGCTGCGGATCCGCGCCGCCGCCATGGCCGTGGCCACCGCCACCCAGTGGATCACCAACTGGCTGATCACGGTGACCTTCCCCAGCCTGCGCGACTGGAACCTGAGCGGCACGTACGTCGTGTACTCGCTGTTCGCCCTGCTGTCGTTCTTCTTCGTGTGGCGGTTCGTGCGTGAGACCCGCGGCAAGACCCTGGAGGAGATGCAGGGTTAG
- a CDS encoding ABC-F family ATP-binding cassette domain-containing protein codes for MSKTSTTATAAVACSDLSFQWKDGTTVFDGLSLTLGRGRTGLVGTNGAGKSTLLRLLAGRLRPSRGSVTIGGSLAYLPQNVILDTGMRVDQAMGIADKRAALHAIESGDASERHFETVGDDWDIEERTLATLGSLGLGGIELDRTVGRLSGGETVLLRLATVLLERPDVLLLDEPTNNLDLFARRRLYDTVEAWRSGSLVVVSHDLELLERVDRIAELRTGSVTVHGGAWSAYQEALAVQREAAERTLRAADADLRRQKRELEETHIKLARRRRTAKKAAAERGIPKIVQGALKRAAQESAGKLRGVHEERLDEARERREEASEAVRDDAEIKVDLPHTEVPSGRSVLRLSGVRPRFGRLVSGDLLVSGPERIALVGRNGAGKTTLLRAIAGQQPPAEGEVEVFVPTRFLPQRLDVLDETLSIAENVSRTAPGVDDQHIRAQLARFLFKGSRAAQMAGTLSGGERFRASLAATMLASPAPQLLMLDEPTNNLDLSSVRQLTNALEAYRGALLIAGHDLRFLESVGITRWLSLDEELRETTAEEVREMFTGTAVT; via the coding sequence ATGTCGAAAACCAGCACCACCGCGACCGCCGCCGTCGCCTGCTCCGACCTGTCCTTCCAGTGGAAGGACGGCACGACCGTCTTCGACGGCCTGTCGCTCACCCTGGGCCGGGGCCGCACCGGCCTGGTCGGCACCAACGGCGCCGGCAAGTCCACCCTGCTCCGGCTGTTGGCGGGGCGGTTGCGCCCGTCCCGGGGGTCGGTGACCATCGGCGGCAGCCTGGCCTACCTGCCGCAGAACGTCATTCTCGACACCGGCATGAGAGTCGACCAGGCGATGGGCATCGCCGACAAGCGCGCCGCCCTGCACGCCATCGAGTCCGGGGACGCCTCCGAACGGCACTTCGAGACGGTCGGCGACGACTGGGACATCGAGGAGCGCACGCTGGCCACCCTGGGGTCGCTCGGCCTGGGCGGGATCGAACTGGACCGCACCGTGGGCCGGCTCTCCGGCGGAGAGACCGTCCTGCTGCGCCTGGCCACGGTCCTGTTGGAGCGCCCCGACGTGCTCCTGCTCGACGAGCCCACCAACAATCTCGACCTGTTCGCACGTCGCCGGCTCTACGACACCGTGGAGGCGTGGCGTTCGGGCTCCCTGGTCGTGGTCAGCCACGACCTGGAACTCCTGGAGCGCGTGGACCGCATCGCCGAGCTGCGCACCGGGTCGGTCACCGTCCACGGGGGCGCCTGGAGCGCCTACCAGGAGGCCCTCGCCGTCCAGCGGGAGGCGGCCGAACGCACCCTGCGGGCCGCCGACGCCGACCTGCGGCGGCAGAAGCGTGAACTGGAGGAGACGCACATCAAGCTGGCCCGGCGCCGGCGCACCGCCAAGAAGGCGGCCGCGGAGCGCGGCATTCCGAAGATCGTCCAGGGCGCGTTGAAGCGGGCGGCCCAGGAGTCCGCGGGCAAACTCCGGGGTGTACACGAGGAGCGGCTCGACGAGGCGCGCGAGCGGCGTGAGGAGGCGTCCGAGGCGGTGCGCGACGACGCCGAGATCAAGGTGGACCTGCCGCACACCGAGGTGCCGAGCGGCCGGTCCGTGCTCCGCCTGAGCGGTGTGCGCCCCCGGTTCGGCCGGCTGGTCTCGGGGGATCTGCTGGTGAGCGGACCCGAACGGATCGCCCTGGTGGGGCGCAACGGCGCGGGCAAGACCACGCTGCTGCGTGCCATCGCCGGGCAGCAGCCTCCGGCGGAGGGCGAGGTCGAGGTCTTCGTGCCGACGCGGTTCCTGCCCCAGCGGTTGGACGTCCTGGACGAGACGCTGAGCATCGCCGAGAACGTCTCCCGTACGGCCCCTGGCGTGGACGACCAGCACATCCGGGCCCAGCTGGCCCGCTTCCTGTTCAAGGGGAGCCGGGCCGCGCAGATGGCGGGGACACTGTCGGGAGGCGAACGCTTCCGGGCCTCCCTGGCGGCGACGATGCTGGCCTCTCCGGCGCCGCAGCTGCTGATGCTGGACGAGCCCACCAACAACCTGGACCTGTCCAGTGTGCGGCAGCTGACCAACGCCCTGGAGGCCTACCGGGGCGCACTCCTGATCGCTGGCCACGACCTGCGGTTCCTGGAGTCGGTCGGGATCACCCGCTGGCTGTCGTTGGACGAGGAACTACGGGAGACGACCGCCGAGGAGGTGCGTGAGATGTTCACCGGGACCGCGGTGACGTAG
- the pabB gene encoding aminodeoxychorismate synthase component I produces the protein MRVLLVDNHDSYTFNVFQLLARVLGEEPRVLTNDAPEWADLDPASLDAVVVSPGPGRPQTARDLGRVPALLEHTGLPVLGVCLGHQAIAHLAGAQVSSAPEPRHGHLTRVRHDGTGLFADLPQDFTAVRYHSLAVPEPLPETLVATAWAEDGVVMGLRHRDLPRWGVQFHPESVASEHGADLVANFLALARQHRGAAGGAVGRGIHAQEFPEAVAATAPAPGIRSVTLPYAVDTERAYAHLYSEAEYAFWLDSSRPEGPARFSFLGDACGPTAEVLTYDVGDEGVRVRTAAGTRTEPGDVFEALDRRTGRTPGESGLPFGFTGGYVGYLGYELKADCGAARAHTAATPDAVWMRCDRFVAVDHHENRTYVVCADQAPDAREWLEATRDALADLPPLPEPAPPAVPVDLPALLEHPRQRYVDGVKACLGHLTDGESYEICLTNRVRLPDLGGGDELDFYRRLRAASPAPYAALLRVGGVSVLSASPERFLRVDSDRVAESRPIKGTAPRHPDPAADARAAADLRAGAKTRAENLMIVDLLRNDLGRVCEVASVDVPAFMYTESYATVHQLVSTVRGRLRPEVSTLGAVRACFPGGSMTGAPKLRTMELIDRLESSARGVYSGALGYVSHTGEADLSIVIRAAVRVGGAGGEVTVGAGGAIVLDSDPEDEYEEMLLKAGVPARGR, from the coding sequence ATGCGCGTTCTCCTCGTGGACAACCACGACTCGTACACGTTCAACGTCTTCCAGCTCCTCGCCCGCGTGCTCGGTGAGGAGCCCCGGGTGCTGACCAACGACGCCCCGGAGTGGGCCGACCTCGATCCCGCCTCCCTGGACGCCGTGGTCGTCTCCCCGGGGCCGGGCCGCCCGCAGACCGCCCGCGACCTCGGCCGGGTCCCCGCCCTGTTGGAACACACCGGCCTTCCGGTCCTGGGGGTGTGTCTGGGCCACCAGGCCATCGCGCACCTGGCCGGGGCCCAGGTCTCCTCGGCCCCCGAGCCCCGCCACGGCCACCTGACCCGGGTCCGGCACGACGGAACGGGACTCTTCGCCGACCTCCCGCAGGACTTCACCGCCGTGCGCTACCACTCGTTGGCCGTCCCCGAACCCCTGCCCGAGACGCTGGTGGCCACCGCGTGGGCCGAGGACGGCGTGGTCATGGGCCTGCGCCACCGGGACCTGCCGCGCTGGGGCGTGCAGTTCCACCCCGAGTCGGTCGCCAGCGAGCACGGCGCCGACCTGGTCGCCAACTTCCTGGCCCTGGCCCGGCAACATCGCGGGGCGGCAGGTGGCGCCGTCGGCCGGGGGATCCACGCGCAGGAGTTCCCGGAGGCCGTGGCCGCGACCGCCCCCGCGCCCGGGATCCGCTCTGTGACACTGCCGTACGCCGTGGACACCGAGCGCGCCTACGCCCACCTGTACTCCGAGGCGGAGTACGCCTTCTGGTTGGACAGCTCCCGTCCCGAGGGCCCCGCCCGCTTCTCCTTCCTCGGCGACGCCTGCGGCCCCACCGCCGAGGTGCTCACCTACGACGTCGGTGACGAGGGTGTGCGTGTACGGACCGCCGCCGGAACACGGACGGAGCCCGGGGACGTCTTCGAGGCGCTGGACCGCCGCACCGGCCGCACACCGGGGGAGAGCGGCCTACCCTTCGGCTTCACCGGCGGCTACGTCGGCTACCTGGGCTACGAGCTCAAGGCGGACTGCGGGGCCGCCCGGGCCCACACCGCCGCCACCCCGGACGCGGTGTGGATGCGCTGCGACCGCTTCGTCGCCGTCGACCACCACGAGAACCGCACGTACGTGGTGTGCGCGGACCAGGCCCCCGACGCCCGGGAATGGCTCGAGGCCACCCGCGACGCGCTGGCGGACCTGCCCCCGCTCCCCGAACCCGCTCCCCCCGCCGTGCCCGTCGACCTGCCCGCCCTGCTCGAGCATCCGCGCCAGCGGTACGTGGACGGCGTCAAGGCCTGCCTGGGTCACCTCACCGACGGCGAGAGCTACGAGATCTGCCTGACCAACCGGGTGCGTCTGCCCGACCTCGGAGGGGGAGACGAACTGGACTTCTACCGCCGCCTCCGAGCCGCCAGCCCCGCTCCGTACGCCGCCCTGCTGAGGGTGGGCGGCGTGAGCGTGCTGAGTGCCTCGCCCGAACGCTTCCTGCGCGTGGACTCCGACCGCGTGGCGGAGAGCCGTCCCATCAAGGGCACCGCGCCCCGCCACCCCGACCCGGCCGCCGACGCCCGGGCCGCCGCCGACCTGCGCGCCGGCGCCAAGACCCGCGCCGAGAACCTGATGATCGTGGACCTGCTCCGCAACGACCTCGGGCGGGTGTGCGAGGTCGCGAGTGTGGACGTGCCCGCCTTCATGTACACCGAGTCCTACGCCACCGTGCACCAGTTGGTCTCCACCGTCCGGGGGCGGTTGCGTCCCGAGGTGTCCACGCTGGGGGCCGTTCGCGCCTGCTTCCCGGGAGGATCGATGACCGGCGCCCCCAAACTGCGCACGATGGAACTCATCGACCGGCTGGAGTCCTCGGCACGGGGCGTGTACTCGGGCGCGCTCGGCTACGTGTCGCACACGGGAGAGGCGGACCTGAGCATCGTCATCCGCGCCGCCGTGCGGGTCGGGGGAGCGGGAGGAGAGGTCACGGTCGGTGCCGGAGGAGCGATCGTCCTGGACTCCGATCCCGAGGACGAGTACGAGGAGATGCTGCTCAAGGCCGGTGTGCCGGCCCGCGGCCGGTGA
- a CDS encoding bifunctional metallophosphatase/5'-nucleotidase produces MAADSPLSRRGAIGGLGAAGALALAGWPGTAAASSARDALITVMGTSDLHGYCLNWDYFKNAEYENGDGDHIGIAKAASLIKQVRAERGTDNTLLFDSGDTIQGSSLATYYNTVEPFTETGETHPMARAMNAVGYDAVALGNHEFNYGLAHLDAWIEQMDAPVLGANAVHHGTDDPAYKPYVLKRMRVTCTNKPGRQPLVVGVLGLTNPGSIIWDRRHVEGELEFRDLVETAAHWVPIMRAEGADIVIVSAHSGDSGTSSYGEGLPVENASAMVAEEVPGIDAILFGHAHRDVPERFVTNRVTGEDVLMSMPSYWGRRLSVMDLALRRERGRWRVVSKSAVALDANTVEEDPDVVAAVEGQHATAVDYVNQVIATSTEELSAARACWTDTAIVDYIQHVQIETVRAALAGTPEGDLPVISIAAPFSRSAVFPAGDVSIRDMAGLYIYDNTLLASELTGAQVRAYLEFSARYFEQVAPGAEVDPERITNAGGTPDYNFDQVAGLEYEIDISRSPGQRITSLTLDGAEVADDQRFVMAVNNYRQSGGGGFPHIADAPVVYNEQIEVRQALIDHATETGTIDPADFHTPNWRLVREGGPVFE; encoded by the coding sequence ATGGCCGCGGACTCCCCCCTCTCCCGACGCGGTGCGATCGGCGGGCTCGGCGCCGCCGGCGCGCTGGCCCTGGCCGGGTGGCCCGGCACCGCCGCCGCCTCCTCCGCCCGCGACGCCCTCATCACCGTCATGGGCACGTCCGACCTCCACGGCTACTGCCTGAACTGGGACTACTTCAAGAACGCGGAGTACGAGAACGGCGACGGCGACCACATCGGCATCGCCAAGGCCGCCAGCCTGATCAAGCAGGTGCGGGCCGAGCGGGGGACGGACAACACCCTGCTCTTCGACTCCGGAGACACCATCCAGGGCTCCTCCCTGGCCACGTACTACAACACCGTGGAGCCCTTCACCGAGACCGGTGAGACCCACCCCATGGCGCGGGCGATGAACGCCGTCGGCTACGACGCCGTGGCCCTGGGCAACCACGAGTTCAACTACGGCCTCGCGCACCTGGACGCCTGGATCGAGCAGATGGACGCCCCCGTCCTGGGCGCCAACGCCGTCCACCACGGCACCGACGACCCCGCCTACAAGCCCTACGTCCTCAAGCGCATGCGGGTGACCTGCACGAACAAACCCGGCCGGCAGCCGCTGGTGGTCGGTGTGCTGGGGCTGACCAACCCCGGATCCATCATCTGGGACCGCCGGCACGTCGAGGGCGAGCTGGAGTTCCGCGACCTGGTGGAGACCGCCGCCCACTGGGTGCCGATCATGCGCGCCGAGGGCGCCGACATCGTCATCGTCAGCGCCCACTCCGGCGACAGCGGCACCTCCTCCTACGGCGAGGGGCTGCCGGTGGAGAACGCCTCGGCCATGGTCGCCGAGGAGGTCCCCGGCATCGACGCGATCCTCTTCGGGCACGCCCACCGGGACGTGCCGGAGCGGTTCGTGACCAACCGCGTCACGGGCGAGGACGTCCTGATGTCGATGCCCTCCTACTGGGGGCGGCGCCTGTCGGTCATGGACCTGGCGCTGCGCCGCGAGCGCGGCCGGTGGCGGGTCGTGTCCAAGAGCGCGGTCGCCCTCGACGCCAACACCGTCGAGGAGGACCCGGACGTCGTGGCGGCGGTCGAGGGCCAGCACGCAACCGCCGTGGACTACGTCAACCAGGTGATCGCGACCTCCACCGAGGAGCTGAGCGCGGCACGGGCGTGCTGGACGGACACCGCGATCGTGGACTACATCCAGCACGTGCAGATCGAGACGGTCCGCGCGGCCCTGGCTGGGACCCCGGAGGGCGACCTGCCCGTCATCTCCATCGCGGCGCCCTTCAGCCGCTCGGCGGTCTTCCCGGCCGGCGACGTCAGCATCCGCGACATGGCCGGTCTGTACATCTACGACAACACGCTCCTGGCCAGCGAGCTCACCGGCGCCCAGGTGCGCGCGTACCTGGAGTTCTCCGCCCGGTACTTCGAACAGGTCGCGCCGGGGGCGGAGGTGGACCCCGAGCGGATCACGAACGCGGGCGGCACACCGGACTACAACTTCGACCAGGTCGCGGGGCTGGAGTACGAGATCGACATCTCACGGTCCCCGGGGCAGCGGATCACCTCGCTGACCCTGGACGGGGCGGAGGTGGCCGACGACCAGCGCTTCGTCATGGCGGTGAACAACTACCGCCAGTCCGGTGGCGGCGGCTTCCCGCACATCGCCGACGCCCCGGTGGTCTACAACGAGCAGATCGAGGTGCGCCAGGCCCTGATCGACCACGCCACGGAGACCGGCACGATCGACCCGGCCGACTTCCACACGCCGAACTGGCGCCTGGTCCGCGAGGGCGGGCCCGTGTTCGAGTGA
- a CDS encoding SHOCT domain-containing protein, with product MNVFVAAISIVVVLGLALCFVLAVTEVGRALRRNVGGRPIDPAPPTPPSPAPPPLDAAAQELRMRYARGEISREEYLQRKVDLEEF from the coding sequence GTGAACGTCTTCGTCGCCGCGATCTCGATCGTGGTCGTCCTGGGTCTGGCCCTCTGCTTCGTGCTCGCCGTCACCGAGGTCGGCCGGGCCCTGCGGCGGAACGTCGGCGGACGACCCATCGACCCCGCTCCGCCCACTCCGCCGAGCCCCGCTCCCCCGCCGCTGGACGCCGCGGCGCAGGAGCTGCGGATGCGCTACGCCCGCGGTGAGATCAGCCGCGAGGAGTACCTCCAGCGCAAGGTCGACCTCGAAGAGTTCTGA
- the bioB gene encoding biotin synthase BioB encodes MTTFQPLAEKALRRQLPTRAELLAVLSSSDDDLMDLVAAVFKVRLRYFGRRVKLNYLVNMKSGLCPEDCFYCSQRLGSEAEIVKYTWLKPDETAKAVSAGVEAGASRVCLVASGRGPTNRDVERLAPTISDIKEQHPGVEVCACLGLLSQGQADRLREAGADAYNHNLNTSEERYADICTTHEFADRVDTVEQAKHAGLSPCSGLIAGMKESDDDLVDALFALRELEPDSVPVNFLMPFDGTPLEGTWELTPQRCLRILAATRLVFPDVEVRLAGGREIHLRSLQPLALHVVNSLFLGDYLTSEGQAGSADREMIEDAGFEIQSAGEPTLPRERHDLLKARRRGAGTALPPNA; translated from the coding sequence GTGACGACATTCCAGCCCCTGGCCGAGAAGGCCCTGCGACGTCAGCTCCCCACCCGCGCCGAACTCCTCGCAGTCCTCTCCAGCTCGGACGACGACCTCATGGACCTGGTCGCCGCCGTGTTCAAGGTCCGGCTGCGCTACTTCGGCCGCCGGGTGAAACTCAACTACCTCGTCAACATGAAGAGCGGGCTCTGCCCCGAGGACTGCTTCTACTGCTCACAGCGCCTGGGCTCCGAAGCGGAGATCGTCAAGTACACCTGGCTCAAGCCCGACGAGACGGCCAAGGCCGTGTCCGCGGGCGTGGAGGCGGGCGCCTCGCGCGTGTGCCTGGTGGCCAGCGGCCGCGGCCCCACGAACCGTGACGTGGAACGGCTCGCCCCCACCATCTCCGACATCAAGGAACAGCACCCCGGGGTGGAGGTGTGCGCCTGTCTGGGCCTGCTCTCCCAGGGCCAGGCCGACCGGCTGCGCGAGGCGGGCGCCGACGCCTACAACCACAACCTCAACACCTCCGAGGAGCGTTACGCCGACATCTGCACCACGCACGAGTTCGCCGACCGGGTGGACACCGTGGAGCAGGCCAAGCACGCCGGGCTCTCCCCCTGCTCGGGACTGATCGCGGGGATGAAGGAGAGCGACGACGACCTCGTGGACGCCCTGTTCGCCCTGCGCGAGCTGGAGCCGGACTCGGTGCCCGTCAACTTCCTGATGCCCTTCGACGGCACGCCGCTGGAGGGCACCTGGGAACTGACCCCGCAGCGCTGCCTGCGGATCCTGGCCGCCACCCGCCTGGTCTTCCCCGACGTGGAGGTGCGTTTGGCGGGCGGCCGCGAGATCCACCTGCGCTCGCTGCAGCCCCTGGCCCTGCACGTGGTCAACTCGCTCTTCCTCGGCGACTACCTCACCAGCGAGGGTCAGGCGGGCAGCGCCGACCGGGAGATGATCGAGGACGCCGGGTTCGAGATCCAGAGCGCGGGAGAGCCCACGCTCCCCAGGGAGCGCCACGACCTGCTCAAGGCGCGCCGGCGGGGCGCTGGAACCGCTCTTCCGCCCAACGCCTGA
- a CDS encoding RNA-guided endonuclease InsQ/TnpB family protein, translating to MKVVVRVKLLPSPEQARALQATLGACNRAANAASRVAFDTGATHKYALQQRVYTALKAEFGLSAQPAVRVIGKVADAYTTRTTHLRNGLLGREGAKRRERAESTPIRFRPDAAQPFDARCLSWQVDTRTVSIWTTQGRMKDLAFTGSPDQLKTLAEHRQGESDLIVQDGVWFLAATCEVPEKALNTDPVGFVGVDLGIVEIATTSTGQRHAGRALNRYRRRQNRLRAKLQKKNTKSAKRVLKRLRRRETRRAKDVNHRISKSIVERAERTGHGIALEDLKGIRGRVRQAKRQRAALHSWSFAQLRDFITYKARRAGVPVVVVDPAYSSQSCSECDHTSRRNRPSRAVFACTECGVVLHADTNASRNLARRGVVVWNAGRYVSRPRPS from the coding sequence ATGAAGGTGGTCGTTCGGGTGAAGCTGTTGCCCTCGCCTGAGCAGGCGCGGGCGCTTCAGGCGACCCTGGGCGCCTGTAACCGGGCGGCGAACGCCGCCTCCCGGGTGGCGTTCGACACCGGTGCCACTCACAAGTACGCCCTCCAGCAGCGCGTCTACACGGCTTTGAAGGCGGAGTTCGGGTTGTCGGCGCAGCCGGCGGTGCGGGTGATCGGCAAGGTCGCCGACGCCTACACCACCCGCACCACCCACCTGCGCAACGGTCTACTGGGCCGAGAGGGGGCCAAGCGCCGGGAACGGGCCGAGTCCACCCCGATCCGGTTCCGACCCGACGCGGCCCAGCCCTTCGACGCGCGGTGCCTTTCCTGGCAGGTGGATACCCGCACGGTCTCGATCTGGACCACCCAGGGCCGGATGAAGGACCTGGCCTTCACCGGCTCACCCGACCAGCTCAAGACGCTGGCTGAACACCGCCAGGGCGAGAGCGACCTGATCGTCCAGGACGGGGTGTGGTTCCTTGCCGCCACGTGTGAGGTGCCCGAGAAGGCGCTCAACACCGACCCGGTGGGGTTCGTGGGGGTGGATCTGGGGATCGTGGAGATCGCCACCACCTCTACCGGCCAACGCCACGCGGGCCGGGCACTCAACCGGTACCGCAGGCGTCAGAACCGCCTTCGGGCCAAACTACAGAAGAAGAACACCAAGAGCGCCAAACGCGTGCTCAAGCGCCTACGCCGCCGGGAGACGAGGCGGGCGAAGGACGTCAACCACCGGATTTCGAAGAGCATCGTGGAGCGGGCCGAACGCACCGGCCACGGCATCGCCCTGGAGGATTTGAAGGGCATCCGTGGCCGGGTACGGCAGGCCAAACGACAACGCGCCGCCTTGCATTCGTGGAGTTTCGCCCAGTTGCGGGACTTCATCACTTACAAAGCACGCAGGGCAGGAGTGCCGGTGGTCGTGGTCGACCCGGCCTACTCCTCGCAGTCGTGTTCGGAGTGCGACCACACCAGCAGACGCAACCGGCCTTCCCGGGCCGTGTTCGCCTGCACGGAGTGCGGTGTGGTGTTGCACGCCGATACCAATGCTTCCCGCAACCTCGCCCGCAGAGGCGTAGTTGTGTGGAACGCGGGGCGCTACGTCAGCCGCCCCCGCCCCTCTTGA